The proteins below are encoded in one region of Engraulis encrasicolus isolate BLACKSEA-1 chromosome 1, IST_EnEncr_1.0, whole genome shotgun sequence:
- the LOC134445811 gene encoding tripartite motif-containing protein 16-like, whose product MAEAMSSKQDILMCSICLDLLKDPVTLHCGHNYCSGCINGCWDQEDEKGVYSCPQCRHTFTARPVLKRNNVMAELVEEMRKTTIQPDTPADHGDVDCDVCSGRKLKAVKSCLDCLLSYCETHYKAHNDLNPGRNHAVVDATGHLQERICPRHKKVIEVFCRTDQSCICYLCTMNQHKGHDTIAATEECGERKESLGKIEKRCQQTIQKREKKVQELRRAVETLKSSAQSAVEHSDQMFDDIIRSVERRRSEVTELIRAQEKAEVSRAEGLLKRLEQEISELKKRVAEMEKLSHTQDHIHFLKNVGSISDIPKSVIPTNMILSHPYLSFEPVKTSVSALKTQLEEKIDSIFKQEAAKISAAVSEVQAVMTEPVTREDFLQYYYRFTLDPNTAHRDLHLSEGNRKVEMRDDAPQSYPDHPERFDGYCQVLCREGVSGRSYWEVEWSGQWVNLAVSYKTISRKGIHYNCWFGNNGKSWRLASDSKETLLFHNGKCTDLLVVASSRVGVYVDHRAGTLAFYSISDSMTLLHKVQTTFSHTLYPGFRLPDGSSLKFL is encoded by the exons ATGGCTGAAGCAATGTCAAGTAAGCAGGATATTTTAATGTGCTCTATTTGCTTGGATCTACTGAAGGATCCAGTGACTCTTCACTGTGGACACAATTACTGTTCGGGCTGCATTAACGGCTGTTGGGATCAGGAAGATGAGAAGGGAGTCTACAGCTGTCCACAGTGTAGACACACTTTCACTGCGAGACCAGTTTTGAAAAGGAATAATGTTATGGCCGAGCTTGTGGAAGAAATGAGGAAGACTACAATTCAACCTGATACTCCCGCTGACCATGGAGATGTGGATTGTGATGTTTGCTCCGGGAGAAAACTCAAGGCTGTGAAGTCCTGTCTGGATTGTCTGCTGTCATATTGTGAAACTCACTACAAGGCTCACAATGACCTTAACCCGGGTAGAAATCATGCGGTAGTCGATGCCACTGGTCATCTGCAGGAAAGGATTTGTCCTCGTCATAAAAAGGTTATTGAAGTCTTTTGTCGTACTGACCAGAGCTGCATCTGTTATTTGTGCACAATGAACCAACATAAAGGCCATGACACCATTGCTGCCACAGAAGAGTGTGGTGAAAGAAAG GAAAGCTTGGGTAAGATCGAGAAGAGGTGCCAACAGACAatccagaagagagagaagaaggttcAGGAGCTGAGGAGAGCAGTTGAGACTCTGAAG AGCTCAGCACAGTCTGCAGTGGAACACAGTGACCagatgtttgatgacatcattcgCTCTGttgagagaaggcgctctgaggtgacagagctgatcagagctcaggagaaggctgaggtgagtcgggCTGAAGGACTTCTGAaacgactggagcaggagatctcTGAGCTGAAGAAGAGAGTTGCTGAGATGGAgaagctttcacacacacaggatcacatccatttcctcaag AATGTAGGCTCCATCTCTGATATTCCTAAAAGTGTGATTCCAACCAACATGATCCTCAGCCACCCATACCTCTCCTTTGAGCCGGTGAAAACATCTGTCTCTGCACTGAAGACGCAGCTGGAGGAAAAAATAGATTCGATCTTTAAGCAGGAAGcagccaaaatatctgcagcag TGTCTGAAGTGCAGGCCGTTATgactgaaccagtgaccagagaggacttcttacagt ATTACTACCGCTTCACACTGGATCCAAACACTGCACACAGagacctccatctgtctgaggggaacaggaaggTGGAGATGAGAGATGATGCCCCCCAGTCATATCCAGACcatccagagagatttgatggctactgtcaggtgctgtgtagagaagGTGTGTCTGGACGTTCCTACTGGGAAGTTGAGTGGAGTGGTCAATGGGTTAATTTAGCCGTGTCATACAAAACTATAAGCAGAAAAGGAATACATTATAACTGTTGGTTTGGAAACAATGGCAAGTCCTGGAGACTTGCTAGTGACTCCAAAGAGACATTGTTGTTCCACAATGGTAAATGCACTGACCTCCTtgtagtggccagctccagagtaggagtgtatgtggaccacagggcaggcactctggccttctacagcatctctgactCCATGACGCTCCTGCACAAAGTCCAgaccacattctctcacacactctaccCAGGGTTTCGGTTACCAGACGGGTCATCGTTGAAGTTCTTGTGA